The following coding sequences are from one Streptococcus sp. NPS 308 window:
- a CDS encoding YfhO family protein: MKSFLKTYRTYFISFIIPVVIMSGVYLSQGIYWNSNTSPLLGDGFHQYVIFDVALRNILHGNGSLFYTFTSGLGLNFYALSSYYLGSFLSPLVYFFNLSNMPDAVYLTTLLKFGLIGLSTFFSLNRLFKDIPKYLKLSLSTSYALMSFTVSQLEIKTWLDVFFLIPLIITGLHLLITQKKRLLYFTSLSILFIQNYYFGYMTALFLIFWYLCQISWDFKNRKSSFLDFVVASFLAGMASLIMTLPTLFDLQTHGEKLTAITKLKTDSSWYLDIFAKQFIGSFDTTKYGSIPMIFVGLLPFILTILFFTIKSIKFHVKLTYAIFFIFLITSFYIEALDLFWQGMHTPNMFLHRYAWIFSTLLIYTAAEVLNRLKKLKLWNLFISLFLVLTGFLATVYFKSHYSFLTDLNILLTLEFLLVYALLLLAVIRKFISVKLFAILLPLFITVEISLNASAQMEGIAKEWAFASRSAYNRDITAMESVLNQIDNPFTRTEKLQIQTGNDSMKFNYNGISQFSSVRNRSASTSLDKLGFKSSGTNLNLRYANNSILADSLFGIQYNISETSLDKYGFQEIYQKDHLTLYKNQLSLPIAFATQSIYTDVNFNNHTLDNQALFINQLANLNLDYFYLIAYDKTDNSDGLTSITSSTNEDARIDYQIEVPQNSQVYLSFSNLHFTNDKQKKVDILVNGEKKTFTTDNAFNFFNLGYTEEQKTFNISVSFPENSQVSFESPTFYRLDTQAFTEAIQKIKEQPVEVSTSKNKVFATYEVKQDTSIFFTIPYDKGWSAYQDGKKLEIKQAQTGFMKVDVPKGKGTITLSFIPNGFVIGAVCSVTALLLFGIYNYRQNLSNTEKD; encoded by the coding sequence ATGAAATCATTTTTAAAAACATATCGAACCTATTTTATTTCTTTCATCATTCCTGTAGTGATTATGTCTGGAGTATATCTATCTCAAGGGATTTACTGGAATAGCAATACATCCCCACTATTAGGAGATGGTTTCCACCAATACGTTATTTTTGATGTGGCTTTACGGAATATTCTACATGGAAATGGTAGTTTGTTTTACACCTTTACAAGTGGCCTCGGACTGAATTTCTATGCTCTATCTAGTTATTACTTGGGTAGTTTTCTCTCACCTCTGGTTTACTTTTTTAATCTGTCGAATATGCCAGATGCTGTTTATCTAACAACTCTATTAAAATTTGGATTGATTGGACTGTCAACCTTCTTTAGTCTAAATAGATTATTTAAAGATATTCCGAAATATTTAAAACTGTCCTTATCTACTTCCTATGCTCTAATGAGCTTTACAGTCAGTCAGTTAGAGATAAAAACCTGGCTAGATGTTTTTTTCTTGATTCCTTTAATTATAACTGGCTTACACCTACTTATAACACAAAAGAAGCGTCTACTATACTTTACAAGTCTGTCAATCTTGTTTATTCAAAACTATTATTTTGGATATATGACAGCATTGTTTCTTATTTTCTGGTATCTCTGCCAAATTTCATGGGATTTTAAAAATAGAAAATCATCTTTTCTTGATTTTGTTGTTGCCTCATTTTTAGCAGGAATGGCTAGTTTGATTATGACTCTTCCTACATTGTTTGATTTACAAACTCATGGGGAGAAGTTAACTGCCATTACAAAATTAAAGACAGATAGTAGTTGGTATTTGGATATTTTTGCAAAACAATTCATTGGATCTTTTGATACAACTAAGTATGGATCTATACCAATGATTTTTGTTGGATTGCTTCCTTTTATTTTAACCATTCTATTTTTCACAATAAAATCCATCAAGTTTCACGTGAAACTTACTTATGCAATTTTCTTTATTTTTTTAATAACAAGCTTTTACATAGAGGCACTTGATTTATTTTGGCAGGGGATGCATACTCCAAATATGTTTTTGCATCGCTATGCTTGGATTTTTTCCACTCTGTTAATTTATACTGCAGCAGAAGTCTTAAATCGTCTGAAAAAACTGAAGCTCTGGAATCTATTTATCTCACTTTTTCTTGTACTAACAGGATTTTTGGCTACTGTCTATTTTAAATCACACTATTCTTTTTTAACAGATCTGAATATCCTACTCACCCTTGAATTTCTCCTAGTTTATGCTCTTTTACTCCTTGCAGTCATCAGAAAATTTATCTCTGTAAAACTATTTGCAATTCTTTTACCTTTATTTATAACAGTTGAGATAAGCCTAAATGCTTCAGCTCAAATGGAAGGAATAGCTAAAGAATGGGCCTTTGCTTCTCGTAGCGCCTATAATAGAGATATAACCGCTATGGAATCCGTTCTAAACCAAATTGACAATCCATTTACACGTACTGAGAAACTGCAAATTCAAACAGGAAATGACAGTATGAAATTTAACTACAATGGAATCTCTCAATTTTCATCTGTACGAAATCGTTCAGCTAGCACTAGTTTGGATAAACTTGGATTCAAATCCTCTGGAACCAACCTCAATCTTCGTTATGCAAATAATAGTATTTTAGCAGACAGTTTATTTGGAATCCAGTACAATATTTCTGAAACCTCACTTGATAAGTATGGCTTTCAAGAGATTTATCAAAAGGATCATTTAACCTTATATAAAAATCAACTTTCCCTCCCCATTGCTTTTGCTACTCAATCTATTTACACAGATGTAAACTTTAATAATCATACTCTGGATAATCAGGCTTTATTTATAAACCAGCTTGCTAATCTCAACTTAGATTACTTCTATCTAATAGCATATGATAAAACAGATAATTCTGATGGTTTAACAAGTATCACGAGTTCTACGAATGAGGATGCAAGGATTGATTATCAAATTGAGGTTCCTCAAAATAGTCAAGTCTATCTCTCTTTTTCAAACCTTCATTTTACTAATGATAAACAAAAGAAGGTTGACATACTTGTCAATGGAGAAAAGAAGACTTTTACAACTGACAATGCATTTAATTTCTTTAATTTGGGTTATACTGAGGAACAAAAAACTTTCAATATCAGTGTTAGTTTCCCTGAAAATTCTCAGGTGTCATTTGAATCTCCAACCTTCTATCGTTTAGATACTCAGGCTTTTACTGAAGCAATCCAAAAAATTAAAGAACAACCTGTAGAAGTATCCACCTCTAAAAATAAAGTCTTTGCTACATATGAAGTAAAACAAGATACCTCTATTTTCTTCACCATTCCTTATGACAAAGGTTGGTCTGCATACCAAGATGGGAAAAAACTTGAAATCAAGCAGGCTCAAACTGGTTTTATGAAAGTTGATGTTCCAAAGGGAAAAGGAACCATTACACTTTCCTTTATTCCCAATGGTTTTGTTATTGGAGCAGTCTGCTCAGTAACTGCCCTTCTTCTTTTTGGAATCTATAATTACAGACAAAATTTATCTAATACAGAAAAAGATTGA
- the comE gene encoding competence system response regulator transcription factor ComE, producing the protein MKVLILEDVIEHQVRLERILNEISEESNIPISYKTTGKVREFKEYIENDEVNQLYFLDIDIHGIEKKGFEVAQFIRHHNPYAIIVFITSRSEFATLTYKYQVSALDFVDKDINDELFKKRIEQSIFYTKSMLLENEDVVDYFDYNYKGNDLKIPYHDILYIETTGVSHKLRIIGKNFAKEFYGTMTDIQEKDKHTQRFYCSHKSFLVNVGNVREIDRKNLEVVFYEDHRCPITRLKIRKLKDILEKKSKK; encoded by the coding sequence ATGAAAGTACTAATTTTAGAAGATGTTATTGAACATCAAGTGAGACTTGAGAGAATATTGAATGAAATCTCTGAGGAATCAAATATTCCTATTTCGTACAAGACAACAGGAAAAGTTCGTGAGTTTAAGGAATATATCGAAAATGATGAAGTAAACCAGCTTTATTTCCTAGATATTGATATTCATGGAATCGAGAAAAAAGGCTTTGAAGTGGCTCAATTTATCCGTCATCACAATCCTTATGCTATTATTGTCTTTATTACCAGTCGATCTGAATTTGCTACCTTAACGTACAAATACCAGGTATCAGCCCTAGATTTTGTTGATAAAGATATCAATGATGAATTATTCAAAAAACGCATTGAGCAGAGTATTTTTTACACTAAGAGCATGCTGCTTGAAAACGAAGATGTTGTAGACTATTTTGATTACAACTATAAAGGAAATGATTTGAAAATTCCTTACCATGACATTTTGTATATCGAAACCACAGGAGTTTCTCATAAACTTCGGATTATTGGTAAGAATTTTGCAAAAGAATTCTATGGAACTATGACAGATATTCAGGAAAAGGATAAACATACCCAGCGATTTTATTGCTCCCATAAATCTTTCCTTGTCAATGTGGGAAATGTGAGAGAAATTGATCGAAAGAATTTAGAAGTTGTCTTTTATGAAGATCATCGCTGTCCCATCACTCGTTTGAAAATTCGCAAACTAAAAGATATTCTAGAGAAAAAATCTAAAAAGTGA
- the comC gene encoding competence-stimulating peptide ComC: MKNTVKLEQFKEVTETELQEIRGGDWRISETIRNLIFPRRK; the protein is encoded by the coding sequence ATGAAAAACACAGTTAAATTGGAACAATTTAAAGAGGTAACAGAAACAGAATTGCAGGAGATTCGAGGTGGGGATTGGAGAATTTCAGAAACAATTCGTAATCTTATTTTTCCAAGAAGAAAGTAA
- a CDS encoding TetR/AcrR family transcriptional regulator, producing the protein MKESNKRLKTKRIIENAMVQLLTDYPFDQISTVKLAEKAGISRSSFYTHYKDKYDMIEHYQSKLFHTFEYIFQKHVHHKRDAILEVFEYLESEPLLAALLSENGTKEIQNFLRNKLHIMLSTDLQKRFMQLQLNPIELEYSSIYLTNALFGVCQTWIAHGKKESPQEMTDFLMKMLGDTN; encoded by the coding sequence ATGAAAGAAAGTAACAAACGCTTAAAAACAAAACGTATTATCGAAAATGCCATGGTTCAATTATTGACGGACTACCCCTTTGATCAAATTTCTACTGTCAAGTTAGCAGAAAAAGCCGGAATTAGTCGTTCCAGCTTTTACACTCACTACAAGGATAAGTATGATATGATTGAGCACTACCAAAGTAAACTCTTTCATACCTTTGAATATATTTTTCAAAAACATGTTCATCATAAAAGAGATGCTATTTTAGAAGTATTTGAATATCTAGAATCAGAACCACTTCTGGCTGCTCTTCTTTCTGAAAATGGAACCAAAGAAATTCAAAATTTCTTGAGAAATAAACTGCATATTATGCTTAGTACTGATCTTCAGAAACGTTTTATGCAACTACAACTCAATCCAATTGAACTAGAATACAGTAGCATTTATCTAACAAATGCCCTATTCGGAGTTTGCCAGACGTGGATTGCACACGGAAAAAAAGAAAGCCCGCAAGAAATGACAGACTTCCTTATGAAAATGTTAGGTGATACAAACTAA
- the comD gene encoding competence system sensor histidine kinase ComD → MDLFGLGIAIFYFLIISKSYEWICKINRKEQIVFFCYTCISVFILEEIITLVFSNSFALSKFLFPLVVYLYLRKLKKSEKYKGIFISLLLSLLYHSTHTFISVTLSSITGDEVVLHYKSTFLLVVLLMTYFSILVIIRYFHLEIKYFDKDYLYPFLKKVIVAFFGLHILLFISDIVSTTHHLNSFGSILAAIIFICLLLCFFAMNSYKVQVEKEIALKQKKFEQKYLQTYTDEIVGLYNEIRGFRHDYAGMLVSMQMAIDSEDLQEINRVYNEVLVKANQKLRSEKYTYFDLNNIEDSALRSLIAQSIVYARNNDVEFTLEVKDVITRLSIDLLDLVRIMSILLNNAVEGAADSYLKQMEVAVIKMDFETVIVIQNSCKITMTPSENLFALGFSTKGRNRGLGLNNVNEILDKYDNIILETEMEDNTFRQIIRFKREFE, encoded by the coding sequence ATGGATTTATTTGGATTAGGGATAGCTATTTTTTATTTTCTCATCATTAGCAAAAGTTATGAATGGATTTGTAAAATAAATAGAAAAGAACAAATTGTTTTTTTCTGTTACACATGTATCTCAGTTTTTATACTTGAAGAAATTATTACACTAGTATTTTCTAATAGTTTTGCTTTGTCTAAATTTTTATTTCCTTTGGTTGTGTACCTTTATTTAAGAAAGTTAAAGAAGTCTGAAAAATACAAAGGAATTTTTATCAGTTTACTATTGTCTTTATTATATCACAGTACTCATACTTTTATATCCGTAACTTTATCTTCTATAACAGGAGATGAAGTAGTATTACACTATAAGAGTACATTCCTTTTAGTAGTATTGTTGATGACTTATTTTTCTATTCTAGTAATAATTCGTTATTTTCATCTGGAAATTAAATATTTTGATAAAGATTATCTGTACCCTTTTTTAAAAAAAGTAATAGTTGCTTTCTTTGGTTTGCATATCTTATTGTTTATTTCAGATATAGTAAGTACAACTCATCATTTAAATAGCTTCGGAAGTATTTTAGCAGCCATCATTTTTATATGTTTATTACTGTGCTTCTTCGCAATGAACTCTTATAAGGTTCAAGTTGAAAAAGAGATTGCTCTAAAACAAAAGAAATTTGAACAAAAGTATTTACAGACTTATACAGATGAAATTGTAGGTTTGTATAATGAAATTCGAGGTTTTCGTCATGATTATGCAGGTATGCTTGTCAGCATGCAAATGGCAATTGACAGTGAAGATTTACAAGAAATTAACAGGGTTTACAATGAAGTATTAGTAAAAGCGAATCAAAAACTGCGTTCAGAGAAATATACTTACTTTGATTTGAATAATATAGAAGATTCAGCTTTACGTAGTTTGATTGCTCAATCCATTGTCTATGCACGAAATAATGATGTAGAGTTTACATTGGAAGTAAAGGATGTTATTACTAGATTGTCAATAGATTTACTTGATCTTGTTCGCATCATGAGCATTCTCTTAAATAATGCTGTTGAAGGTGCTGCGGATAGTTACTTGAAACAAATGGAAGTTGCAGTTATTAAAATGGATTTTGAAACAGTTATAGTCATCCAGAATTCATGTAAAATCACTATGACGCCTTCAGAAAACTTATTTGCCTTAGGTTTCTCTACTAAGGGAAGAAATAGAGGTCTAGGACTTAATAATGTCAATGAGATTTTAGACAAGTATGACAACATTATTCTAGAAACAGAGATGGAAGACAACACATTTAGACAAATTATTAGATTTAAGAGGGAATTTGAATGA
- a CDS encoding YhgE/Pip domain-containing protein has protein sequence MFKEWKAIFKKPTFIIVMIGISLIPALYNIIFLSSMWDPYGQVSELPVAVVNKDKEASYNGQTMTIGEDMVSNLKENKALDFHFVNEEEGEKGLEDGDYYMVVTLPSDLSEKATSILTNHPEQMQIDYQTSSGHSFIASKMSDSAMTQLKQTVSTHVTETYTKALFKKMNDLKSGINKAADGSEQLANGANQLVTGSQTLTTNLNTLANSSVTFSNGVDQFTKGLSSYVSAIEQLHIGLGTFDSGLQSYTNAVSQVDTGLGQLASKTPELVTGVNQLNTGIKSYTGGVSQLDTGLNQFSVGVNAYTSSVKELSNGTSQLSNQSAALRDGMEQLNTGIKEISSQLESSSQQNEEIAQLETSLGELNKTLQALTISDNTQLKSTLSEVLPNLTTLAQDIVTKSQTEQEKTLTNLQSTATYQSLTEEQKKELTEAISKNSNSTIESAKTILTTVGGLKESIKNSEQQVSNLSDVQTKANQLLPAASSSLTTLSNGFTKLQTAVDNQLVPGSQSIEKGVVNYTKGLDTISIGANKLSEKNANLTTSLDQLVSGSSKLTENTSTLTAGVDALAGKAPELVSGIESLSSGSTQLNNKSPELIAGLAKLQFGSGQLTDKSTQLLSAVSQLGSGAMKISDGTGKLAEGGTSLTSGLEDLQTGVGSLGQGLGNANNQLKSASTESENAETLSEPLVLSKTDNDHVPVNGIAMAPYMISVALFVAAISTNMIFAKLPSVRHPESRWAWLKSRSEINGIIAVLAGVLVYGGVHLIGLTANHEMRTLILIIIISLAFMSMVTALTTWNSRLGAFFSLILLLLQLASSAGTYPLALTNDFFKGINPWLPMSYSVSGLRQTISMTGNIHHQVIFLIITLAFFTALGMLAYQPKKMEED, from the coding sequence ATGTTTAAAGAATGGAAAGCAATATTTAAAAAACCGACCTTTATCATTGTAATGATAGGGATTTCTCTCATTCCAGCTTTATACAACATTATATTTTTATCTTCCATGTGGGATCCATATGGTCAAGTATCGGAGTTACCTGTGGCAGTTGTCAATAAAGATAAGGAAGCTTCTTATAATGGACAGACAATGACAATTGGTGAAGACATGGTGTCTAATTTAAAAGAAAATAAGGCTTTAGATTTTCACTTTGTTAATGAAGAGGAAGGGGAAAAAGGGCTAGAAGATGGTGACTACTATATGGTAGTGACTTTACCAAGTGACTTATCTGAAAAAGCTACTTCTATCCTAACAAATCATCCTGAACAGATGCAGATTGATTATCAGACTTCAAGTGGGCATAGCTTTATTGCAAGTAAGATGAGTGATTCTGCTATGACACAATTAAAACAAACCGTCTCTACTCATGTTACTGAAACGTATACCAAGGCTTTATTTAAAAAAATGAATGATTTGAAGTCTGGGATAAACAAGGCAGCTGATGGAAGTGAACAATTGGCTAATGGAGCAAATCAGTTGGTGACGGGAAGTCAAACATTGACGACAAATCTTAATACTCTAGCTAACTCAAGTGTAACTTTTTCAAATGGTGTAGATCAATTTACAAAAGGTTTATCTAGCTATGTATCTGCTATAGAGCAATTACATATTGGTTTAGGGACTTTTGATAGTGGTTTACAAAGTTATACAAATGCTGTCTCACAGGTTGACACTGGACTGGGTCAATTAGCGTCAAAAACTCCCGAGTTGGTGACAGGTGTAAATCAACTAAATACAGGTATAAAGTCCTACACAGGTGGCGTTTCACAACTGGATACAGGCCTCAATCAATTTTCAGTTGGTGTAAATGCTTATACAAGTAGTGTGAAAGAACTTTCTAATGGAACAAGTCAATTATCCAATCAATCAGCTGCCCTAAGAGATGGAATGGAGCAATTAAATACTGGTATTAAAGAAATTTCAAGCCAATTGGAATCCTCATCTCAACAAAATGAAGAAATAGCTCAATTGGAAACTAGCTTAGGAGAACTGAATAAAACATTACAAGCTCTTACAATATCAGATAATACTCAACTGAAAAGTACATTGTCAGAAGTTTTGCCAAATCTAACAACTCTTGCTCAGGATATTGTGACCAAAAGTCAGACAGAACAAGAGAAAACTCTTACAAACCTTCAATCAACAGCTACTTATCAATCTCTTACAGAGGAACAAAAGAAAGAACTGACAGAAGCTATTTCTAAAAATTCTAATTCTACTATTGAGTCAGCAAAAACAATTTTAACTACAGTAGGGGGATTGAAAGAAAGTATAAAGAATTCAGAACAACAAGTATCTAATCTATCTGATGTGCAGACAAAAGCAAATCAACTCTTACCTGCAGCATCTAGCTCCTTGACAACCTTGTCAAATGGATTTACAAAATTGCAAACTGCTGTAGATAATCAGTTGGTTCCAGGAAGTCAGTCAATTGAAAAAGGAGTTGTAAACTATACTAAGGGGCTGGACACAATTTCTATAGGTGCCAATAAACTAAGTGAAAAGAATGCAAACTTAACAACTAGTCTAGATCAATTAGTTTCTGGATCAAGTAAGTTGACAGAAAATACATCAACCTTGACAGCTGGAGTAGATGCGTTAGCTGGAAAAGCTCCAGAATTAGTATCAGGTATAGAAAGTTTGTCATCTGGTTCTACTCAATTAAATAATAAGAGTCCAGAGCTAATAGCAGGTCTTGCTAAATTACAATTTGGCTCTGGTCAATTAACAGATAAATCAACACAGTTACTTTCTGCAGTATCTCAACTAGGAAGTGGTGCTATGAAGATTTCAGATGGTACTGGAAAACTAGCAGAAGGTGGAACAAGCTTAACCTCTGGTCTTGAAGATTTACAGACAGGAGTTGGTTCATTAGGACAAGGATTAGGAAATGCTAATAATCAGCTCAAATCAGCATCAACAGAATCTGAAAATGCAGAAACATTATCTGAACCTCTAGTTCTTTCAAAAACAGATAACGACCATGTTCCTGTAAATGGGATTGCTATGGCTCCTTATATGATATCAGTTGCTCTTTTTGTTGCTGCTATATCTACCAATATGATTTTTGCCAAGTTGCCTTCTGTACGTCATCCAGAGAGTCGTTGGGCTTGGTTGAAGTCTCGATCTGAAATAAATGGCATTATAGCTGTCTTAGCAGGTGTTTTAGTTTATGGCGGTGTCCATTTGATTGGTTTAACTGCTAACCATGAGATGAGAACCTTAATTTTAATTATAATCATAAGTTTAGCTTTTATGTCTATGGTGACAGCTTTAACCACTTGGAATAGCCGTTTAGGAGCATTCTTCTCTCTTATTTTACTATTATTACAGTTAGCATCAAGTGCAGGGACTTATCCCCTTGCTTTGACAAATGATTTCTTTAAAGGTATCAATCCATGGTTACCAATGAGTTACTCTGTATCAGGCTTACGACAAACAATCTCTATGACAGGAAATATTCATCACCAAGTGATTTTCCTTATTATAACACTAGCTTTCTTTACTGCTTTAGGTATGCTAGCTTATCAACCTAAGAAAATGGAGGAAGATTAA
- the rlmH gene encoding 23S rRNA (pseudouridine(1915)-N(3))-methyltransferase RlmH, producing the protein MKIKIVTVGKLKEKYLKDGIAEYTKRISRFAKLEMIELTDEKTPDKASELENQKILETEGERILSKVGERDFVVVLAIEGKTLSSEEFSKQLEEASIKGYSTLTFIIGGSLGLAPSVKNRANLSVSFGRLTLPHQLMRLVLVEQIYRAFTIQQGSPYHK; encoded by the coding sequence ATGAAAATAAAAATTGTAACAGTGGGAAAATTAAAAGAAAAATACCTTAAAGATGGTATTGCTGAATATACCAAACGAATTTCACGTTTCGCCAAATTAGAAATGATTGAGCTCACTGATGAGAAGACACCTGACAAAGCCAGTGAATTAGAAAATCAAAAAATCTTGGAAACAGAAGGTGAAAGAATTCTTTCTAAGGTTGGAGAAAGGGACTTTGTCGTTGTACTAGCCATTGAAGGAAAAACACTCTCCTCAGAGGAATTTAGTAAGCAACTAGAAGAGGCTTCTATAAAAGGCTACTCAACTCTTACTTTTATCATTGGAGGAAGTTTAGGTCTGGCACCTAGTGTAAAAAATAGGGCTAACCTTTCTGTCAGTTTTGGACGTCTAACCTTACCACATCAGTTAATGAGATTGGTTTTAGTTGAACAAATTTATCGAGCTTTTACAATTCAACAGGGATCTCCTTATCACAAATAG